TTATTGAGAAAGTATAggacaatgtttttttttgttgcatgtAACAGGTTCTAGTCGACGTCCTGTCTACAAATCTTgcatttctcttctcttttgcCATTGCTGCTAAGGTTTTGCTACATGAAGTTTCCAGGTGATTCCTTCATTCTTCAGTCTTATTATGAGCCGCCCTTCACCAAACATTTATACTTTTTCGGGATAGTATCTAAAACATTCCATGGAGCATTGATTTCTGTATTATTTTGTCGACATTTGGCAGAAAAAGAGAGATTCCTTTGGGGATATTAATCTCAAGTTACTTCAAGATCTTTCTGCTAGCGATGCTGGTATGTTGTAGCTTTTACCTCCCCTCACTTAAGCTCTAAAATCGGAGTACCAAACCTCTTGTGCTTTTTCATAATCATGCTCTCTCTGTGTTCATGCCTCTTTGCTTAAAATGTCAGAACCTTGTTTATTACAGGTATGGGAGTTTCCAGTGTCAGTGATTTTCATTATAGATATACTTGTCTTAACATCCAACTCCATGGCTCTTAAAGGTCAGATTTTCaattttgattgattgatcaAGACCagttattttgttgttttggaACCTCAAACACTTTGTTTCGTGTTCAAAACCAGTGATGACTGAATCATCCACGAGCAGATGCATAGTTGTATGCTTAATCGCGCACACAGTTAGATTCTTGGCGGGTCAGATCTTTGAGCCAACAACATTCTTCACACAATTTGGATCCATTGTTCATCTGTCTTCTTTGTTCAGAATCTTATGATCCCACCATCATCTTCCATTGTAATCTTTTGTTTTAGAATAAAAGATGACATTGCAGTTTGCAATATATCACTCGACATGTATTGAATATCTATGTACCCAATTATATGTTGGCCCATGTGAAAGTTAAATCGGGCCTTTAGCAAGGATATTTACTGCATATTAAAACTTTCAGGCCTACCCAAATTTACTCTCAGCGCATTACTCTCTCTTGGTCCTTTCTGCCAATAGCCAATGAGTAATGACTTAAAATCGATCTTGAGGACGAACCGGAAAGTCTACCGGAGTTGACCGCATCCGGCCGGAGGCCATTGAATTTCGATTTTTCAAACTATATAGTTAACCTCCCCCTACAACCGATCCGGAAGACCAACAACAattctaaactatttttaagtTCAAAATACCTTAAATCCAAACCTATATAATATTGTAAAGAAAAAGAAGTCCGGACATTATGAACtgttataaagaaaataaattattttcagaaTATAAATTTGTAAGATAACCCAACATTTTGTTAATTGTAGAGATGTCAATTTGGTTTACTTGAAACCcaatttaaaactaaatcaaatatatatatatatatatatataatatatataaccctTAAAATTGAGAAAAGAAAGAGTTATATGGTCTAACTGTATTGTATTGAACCCGACAGGGATTTAAGTTTGCAATGAtatttgtgttacaaaaaaagagagatatggttgcaaaaaataaagttaaatgaagaaaaaaaacaattgtctTTTGAATCTTTGTTGTAAGAAAATAACGGCATATTTGTTCTCTATGGATTGTTGTGCTTTCCAGGTCATTTTGATTTTTGTCGGGTTTAATTGGGGTACAAAAAGAACTCTTTTTTAGTATAACTAAATTAGACTAGTTGGATGTGTTCTCATCGAATTCTCATCGGATGTGTTCTCACTGATTTTTTCAGGTTAGCAATAAAgaaattaaatacaaattaaGAGAGAATCAgacttttttatttgaaaacacTTCGCATAAGtttaaaagttttgtttgaCATGCGTCATTATATCATTAATTTAACTTTTTCAATTAAAAACTTAATtgcaatattaatttatatgagTATTTTATGCATAAGAAAATCTAGTATCAGCTTTTAGCAATGGTGATGCTGTCATCTATGGACAGAGAGACACTTGTTAGAACTCTGTTTCTTCAAAGTATTTAGGATTAGTTACCCAGCCCTACTCTTGATAAGTGCCCACCAACCGACGAGAATGAGTTACCTTTTGTTCACTTCCTTTTTGGACAAGGAAGCGTGACCATACCACTAAGCGTTCATAGATTTAACTAAAACAGACCTTCAAACTGATTTTAACTTCAAATTTAACATTGTtgtatgcaaaaaaaaaattttaacgaGCAATTATTGTATTAGTTAAGTACCCCATACAACTCAAACGATGAGAAAAGTCAGTGCTTTCTATTTGTTGGTGGGAAACATGTTAATTTATTATGAAGTTATAACTTAACATTTGGATCACTAGAAGAGTCATCATCATCCTTCTCtgatattattttgaaataatttttgtaattttttgtttaaagttaTAACTTTGCATCTGGTTAATAGACAAAATGTTTGAAAAATACAATAAAGTATAGACTATACAATAAAGAGAAAGATTCCCAATCAAAAGTAGTTGATTCCCACTCAGGCAGAAGAAAAACCATGCAGGGGGTGGACTCTCGAGTGGGGGCTTTTGGATGAAAGTCTAGGCACATCTAACCGCGAATACCGAACAGTGTTATGGCGCGTTTTTTTTTCGTCTATTTTATTTACTAGTATATAAGTGTTAAATTTATTCGTTTGAAGCCttgcatataaattataaagtaTAAACTGTATATTAGTTACTCTATTAGTTAATCGAAAAATAGAGAAGTGGATACTAATCCTATAAGTGATATGGAGGGCACTCAGATGCATGGACGTCCCCACACTGACAGCCTTAAGAGCTATATTCTGTCCTTTGtgatcttttcttctttttctttgtcttcttgAATGGAAGAATGAGAATAACGCGGTTATGTGAATGAGACTTCTATATCGTTTTAACTActtattgtgtgttttcttttttagtataaaaattatttaatacattttatttttacagcTTGTGCTCCCGCTTCCTATGGACTGGAAATGTTACTGATCATGGAGTTGCAAAGATTGCGTGGAGTACAGTCTGTTTACCTAAAAAAGAAGGGGGGCTTGGCTTTAGAAATCTAGAAATTTGGAACAAGACCCTCTGTCTGAAACTGATCTGGAGGTTATATATCCCTAATCCATCTTTATGGGCTTCTTGGATTAAGAAGTACAGAATTGGAGATGAGAGTTTATGGAGTCTCGAAGCTAAAAATGCGAGTTCAGGGACATGGAGATCTCTCTTAAACCTGCGATCTTTAACTACAAACTTCTTGAGAGCAGAGGTTGGAAATGGTGAAACCACACGCTTTTGGTGGGATATCTGGACCTCTTTAGGTCGCTTAATCAACGTATTCGGCGACACAGGTCCTCGTGAGCTCTCAATTCCTTTATTTGCTTCAGTTGCTGATAGCTGTGATGAAAATGGTTGGAGACTGAGAGGTGCGCGCTCGCCTGCTGCAGAGACCCTCCATATTTATCTCACGAGTATACATCTGTCGTCATCCTCACAAACTGAGGATGTATTTTACTGGCTCGTTGATGGGGAGAACTTAGATGACTTCTCTGCCTCTCGAACATGGGAGGCGATTAGAAACAGAGCTCCTGCAGTCACTTGGTCAAACAGTGTATGGTTCAAAATGGCAACTCCTCGACATGCTTTCCTCATGTGGATCGCACAGAACGATAGGAAGCCAACTAGAGTGAGGCTCGCAAGCTGGGGCCTTGGGGTTTCATCAAACTGTTGCCTCTGTGACTCAGCGCCGGAGACCCGTGACCATCTGCTCCTGCATTGTGATATCAGTAAACAGGTTTGGGTTTTGATTCTGAGTAGATTGGGGTATACTCACTCATGCTTCAtcacttggacatcttttattgAGTGGTTATCTCGAAGGGATTCCACTACTCCACTGATACTTAAAAGAATTGTTGCTCACGCAACTATCTATAGTatcttggggggggggggggggaaggaACAAACGTCTGCATGACGAAATCTCGTCTACACCTCAAACGTTGTATAAGCTCATTGATCGCCATATCAGAGATACAATCTTGGGGAAACAGCACAACAAGAAGAGTTTCAAGAACCTTATGCTTTATTCGCTGATGAATGATTAGAAAGTCTTTTATTATGGGTTACACTTTGTTTTTATCCTTTTTTGCCAAAGTGCACCTCATCTAGCTTTAACTATTTTGTAAAATCTTACAAACTCTtctcatatttatatgaaattcaaattcttggcaaaaaaaaaaaaaaacaaaatcacatcAACTACAAAGCAAAAAGAATATACATATGGATCACATAAAGCTGCAACATAGGTTGATATCGATgttcatatatttatttgttcagTTACTTCTTCTAACACACATtggatttattttgtttcatttgaaACAGGCAATGAACCCTAAAGATGGTCCGAATGTATTATGGTAACATTTTTTCCGGGTAAACTTTGTTCTGCTAACGTTAAATATTATAGGGAATTTACACGAAAACCTTTATACAAATGGTCACATTAATGTGGATTATAGGGAAAACAAGGATATGTGCTTACATCGAAAGAACGtataactataaaaaatatgaaataaacacACATTGATATAAGATACTAGGGTaagcccgccctacgggcgggatattagttaatttgatattcactaaatgctcgagttgaaatttgttttaagattcaagaatttggttatttgttatgtcttacttattagtatgcggtggtatagttgtttttcgattattcttgctttggtattgtatcaaattaactaattgtccaactcataattatagatgtacaaatgtggatttgtgataaagtttgatgaaaatactgttttttttaattcttattcatagtggagtgtgcatgtgtcagaaagaggcATATAACAACTTTTCTGTTTTtgtgtatggattttaaatatatattattttgtataatgcatacttgctatacaacatttgcttgtagactaaaaaaattgttttctatatttttaaaagaaaaaatatttagtctagaatataacatggacatatgtattgactatatataaaagttgagtgttattttaaaatgacatatatatagagatttttcaaccattacttcactggcacaaaacatttataactataaataccttcttttaaaagcaaaactaataaaagcgtgtacaacaaatgtattttgatatatattatatgcatcaaattataaaggttggaaacattgcaaaactgtttggagcaaagtttttaacttcacgatcttcatcttgacgtcagttcagtgtcggccctggccacaagcagaagaagcatgggCTTCCAGCTGACAtgataataagtattttcgcggccacatatttataaaaagtgactttagcctagtggttctaagagaaattaccagtgCTAGAGGTGCTGGGTTCATGTCACTCCCAGAACGCACGAATTGATGACGTGGTTTCACAGGAgagaggcgaacatttctttatatatataaatattaaaatcagtGGGGATTTTTAGGTTTCATAGTTAAGAAGAAATTCATGAGCAATCACAAAGTCacgtgatttaaaaaaaaacagtttattgGCCTAGGAAACAGAGCCAGCGAATGAGAAAGCAATCCCTGGAAACTTAAGCATTGTCTTCCtagcttttaatttttttttcgctttaaattttgtttacctCTTTACTAGTATTGCTTTCTTTTTCGAAAAAGGTACTATTACtttcttataaaaattttaGCTTCAGAAATTGAATATCTCTAAGTTACTAAAATaagttaaaactataaattccGATTAAAATCTTGTATTATTATTGAATTAACCATCTTAAATTCATGTAGAAATTACATGTTATTCATTCAATAATTTAAAGATGTTACTTAAAAAGTTGTGAAATTATGTATTACACCACACATCATAGAGATGAGCAATGGCGTAAGGGCTGGGTTAGTCTCCAGTAGGATATCTGGTCGATTTGGTTCTCatagtttagattttagattgtTTGATTGGGTTTGGTGGACGTAGGTTATAAAATCGGTTTATTAATTAGGATATTGCAAAAAGACCAAACTGGTGTAGTGAATTGGATTCCggttttgttttcatcttcatttattttttaaaaagtagttCGATAAATGTCGAATCGATTTGCAAGAAAAATGGTTAGATACTAATATCAATAGTTATTCTTGTACAGTTCAGTTCTTGATCTGATTAATTGGTGTagtcgaacccgaaccaaaacttctttttttttttttttttttttttttttagactaGGATGGGTTCGGGCCTTCGGCCTTAATCCCACCCCAGGCCCGGGGCCGGCCGGCGCTGATACCGATAACATGGCGTAAAGCACCCCTCCCCATGGGAATCGAACTAGGGGTGCAATGGAACCTACTCCAAGCACTAAACCACTAGCCCAACGCACCTTGGGTTCGAACCAAAACTTCGCACTTGGggtatataatattactaacaTCTGTCACGCTAGATGCGTAGGCATCACGATTCTATTTGACCCAAAATCTGTTAGGGTTTTAATAttgtcttttatctttttttatttccttttgtaCTAAATTCTTAAAGATTCCATCTTTAGTCTTACTTTCTTTTTGTAACCGCCATCTTTAGTCTTACTTTAAAGCAGATATATTGTTTATATAGGGAAATTGATAGTACGTATATAGAGTAGTACATAGTGTGAATACATGTCTGAAATCTAATATTACAAACTTGCGCTCCATGCTAACTATTGATTGCGTCTCCAGCCATTTTTTCAATCGCACTCGTTTTACAGCTTAGCATCATCGTTCATCATCTGCAACCAGGTTAAAGTCGGTAACGGCTGAAATTCTCTTCAACCACGTAGTCCCAAATCCTATATGTACCATCATCATATGGGACCACTGGTTGCTCCAGGTTAAAGTCGCCATTAAACCACTGGCCCTGGTTTGCTGAATCATAGTCAAAGAAAGTGTTGAAGGATCCTAAATTTCCTTGAACTGATTGACTGACCACAGAACCTGATGCAGTACTATTAGCCGCATTGGGGACAAAAGTTGGAACGGGATCCGTTGTGTTAGAAGACAGAATGCTCATGTCGTGACCCTTATATTCCAGTCTGCATATGACGTAGGTCCTCTGTAGTTGTACGTAAAAATTTCCACAATCAACATGAAATTGAGTGCACACACTAATGTAAATAGTACTCCCTATGTATTCAAATGTATGATATTTAAAACTTTTCACGCATGTTAAAAACActaaatacattttaaatttttaaatttttggttttatcaATAAAAGTCCACcactcataattttttttttaacttatgttttactttaaaataaatgcATTAATTATATCCTAAACCATCATCTTTTGTatacaagataaaaaaacatCATACATTTATATTAGGAGGGAGTATCAAAGAAACCTAACAAA
This region of Brassica napus cultivar Da-Ae chromosome C5, Da-Ae, whole genome shotgun sequence genomic DNA includes:
- the LOC106401066 gene encoding protein ARV 1 isoform X1 — its product is MASEYRCVGCGLRVKSLFIQYSPGNIRLMKCGNCKEVADEYIECERMIIFIDLVLHRPKVYRHVLYNEINQETVNIQHLLWKLVFAYLLLDSYRSLLLKRTHEHSSLVLITMKVLVDVLSTNLAFLFSFAIAAKVLLHEVSRKREIPLGILISSYFKIFLLAMLVWEFPVSVIFIIDILVLTSNSMALKVMTESSTSRCIVVCLIAHTVRFLAGQIFEPTTFFTQFGSIVHLSSLFRIL
- the LOC106401066 gene encoding protein ARV 1 isoform X2 — protein: MASEYRCVGCGLRVKSLFIQYSPGNIRLMKCGNCKEVADEYIECERMIIFIDLVLHRPKVYRHVLYNEINQETVNIQVLVDVLSTNLAFLFSFAIAAKVLLHEVSRKREIPLGILISSYFKIFLLAMLVWEFPVSVIFIIDILVLTSNSMALKVMTESSTSRCIVVCLIAHTVRFLAGQIFEPTTFFTQFGSIVHLSSLFRIL